Below is a window of Quercus robur chromosome 6, dhQueRobu3.1, whole genome shotgun sequence DNA.
tatgtatatatattttataagcaTTAAGGCAACATATATTAATTTCATATCCCTTCAGACAATAACATTGACCTCATGTCTAAAAACACGTGAAAAtctaccttaaaaaaaaagaagtatcaATATTACGCAAGAATTGGGGACAAAACCATACCAATCAACAAATGAATTGATGCACAAGAAGGCGCAAAAACACTCATGATGTAACTATAATAAATCATAaatcaaataccaaaaaccTCTAAGAAAGAGCAGGCCATAATAACAAGGATGGTATGTATGCTAAGAAGGGGGAAAAAGGAAGCTAGTAATATGATTTCCACAAAATTACCTAAACAAATATGGCCATTGCTGTAAATGTGAGGATGGAGCGGAGCAGGATGCAGAAATATCACCTGTTAAACCCACCAacagaataaaatataaatatatatatatatatatatatcatcaccaaaaacaaatacactaattgaactctACCCAAGGTTAATTACATATTACGAAAATAAACGGCTTTATGCAAACCTGTGGGGCTTCCATTGGGTAATGCTCAGGAAAGTCAACCTGAAGTTGATAAGTTTCATTTGCATAAAGAGTTCCCTGAGCTCCATTGACTTCAATAACCCACCTTTGAATCCAAAATTCCCACAAAATAACAAATCAAATTCAATAAACTAACTGAAGAAGCAGGACATCATAGAAACTTAAAGTGGAATATGCATGAGGCTTGAAATTTCCACAGCCACAAAAAGTCTGGTCATAGTTCTGACTGAATACAAATTATAGAAGGAGTTCCATCTGGCTGACCTAGTGTGCGGCAAGCACTTCAGCCCTAAGTCAacctatacatatatatgttaAGCTACTCATTGTTTTTCACAAAGAGAGAGCAGACCCATAAAAGAAAAGATCGTTTTCTAGTCTTGTTCTTTTTTGAAGGAGAGTCTAGGGTGTATTCAGAGTTTGGGTTTCTTGAGTGAATCATTGTGTCACTGTTGTAAACTTTATCCCTATCACCACCCGTGGACGCAAGCACATCactgccgaaccacgtaaactGCTGtgtttgttaatttatttagtcTTTATTACCATTATTGGTTTTGAATCCCACCCTACTTTGCACAACATTCCAATAATTTGAATTATCAAGAACcaaaacatacatacacataacTCAATTCAACAACCCTAATATCACTATGTTCCTAAATTTTGCTTAGTTATGAACAAAAGAAATCAATCAAAACCCAAAGAatcaatcaaaaaaacaaaaaccctaaagaagggaagagaagaaaacaaaacctTTGGAGGTTATCGGTGACTTTGTGTTTGAAACCAGCAGGAGGGTTGACCTGCCACTCCAGGAGCTCCTTCTGGAGCCGATTGCAAGCAATCTTACTCAGAGCCTAACAAAAGACCCAAAATTCACAATCATCATTAACAAAATCGAAcaaatttaaggtttttgatAAGATATATGAAACACATATATTAGTATTTAGTTTCTATAGTACATAATTAACAGCTGATTGAAAAAGAGTACGATGTGTGAAAGCGAGGAAATTAGGGCAAAACCTTGCGAGCGTTGGCGGAGGAGCTGGTCATGGTGAGGTTTCTAAAAATGGCggagagttagagagagagaaagagagagattgtgatggtggt
It encodes the following:
- the LOC126733130 gene encoding probable ubiquitin-conjugating enzyme E2 16, translated to MTSSSANARKALSKIACNRLQKELLEWQVNPPAGFKHKVTDNLQRWVIEVNGAQGTLYANETYQLQVDFPEHYPMEAPQVIFLHPAPLHPHIYSNGHICLDILYDSWSPAMTVSSICISILSMLSSSTVKQRPEDNDRYVKNCKNGRSPKETRWWFHDDKV